Proteins co-encoded in one Ruegeria sp. YS9 genomic window:
- a CDS encoding class I SAM-dependent methyltransferase, with protein MRKPEFIARQSRRPTGLLGAIVARVMARETRPENERALHLLDLADGDSLIDIGCGHGETLFEADAMVRLSDSAGVDFSEVMLERALARNRDAVWDTRLTFHSADTAALPFPDKRFGKALSVHTVYFWPDPATHLAEAFRVLRHGGRFVFCFRSTADRRAVHGFPDTVYRFPSVQEVEETLKLVGFLDPETTTEEITGHLTHWSIAEKP; from the coding sequence ATGAGGAAACCGGAATTCATCGCCCGTCAGAGCCGCCGACCTACAGGTCTGCTTGGTGCAATTGTCGCCCGGGTCATGGCGCGCGAGACTCGTCCCGAGAACGAACGCGCGCTGCACCTCCTCGATCTGGCAGATGGCGACAGCCTCATCGACATCGGCTGCGGCCACGGCGAAACGCTTTTCGAGGCAGACGCGATGGTACGTCTTTCGGACAGCGCCGGCGTGGATTTCTCCGAGGTTATGCTGGAGCGTGCTCTCGCGAGGAACCGTGATGCGGTCTGGGACACGCGCCTGACGTTTCATTCTGCCGACACTGCTGCGTTGCCCTTTCCGGACAAGCGGTTTGGCAAGGCGCTTTCGGTGCATACGGTCTATTTTTGGCCGGACCCGGCGACCCACCTTGCCGAGGCGTTTCGCGTTCTTCGCCATGGTGGGCGATTCGTGTTCTGTTTCCGATCGACCGCCGACAGACGGGCTGTGCATGGGTTCCCCGACACTGTCTATCGTTTCCCGAGCGTTCAGGAAGTGGAGGAGACGTTGAAGCTGGTCGGGTTCCTGGACCCAGAGACCACAACTGAGGAGATCACAGGACATTTGACGCATTGGAGTATCGCGGAGAAGCCGTGA
- a CDS encoding LysR family transcriptional regulator: MDISLKALRYFMEATESGSLTEASKKMHVVPSAVLAAVNQVEEAFGMQLTIRHRSKGIAPTSTGKIIMARVRHLLDEYEALMSQGAEMRTQLIGTLRVGYYAPVAPAFLPAIAQNLLADNPRVDIKFIECDTQSAQAGLLSGDFDVILCVAESLAPEVAFETLIEVPGYLLVPKQHAFASRSSVSLSELDGEPMILLDQPVISDYYSRMFQAAEVTPHVVCTATTLEMVRSLVGMGVGCSLLHMRPKTHETYAGENVLEVPLYPATDPLKIVLGYLPDNPRRIVKYFTDSLRDLFLQDAANRFLVISQAEK; encoded by the coding sequence ATGGATATTAGTCTGAAAGCCCTTCGATATTTCATGGAGGCCACTGAAAGCGGCAGCCTGACAGAGGCGTCCAAGAAGATGCACGTGGTGCCATCCGCCGTGCTGGCTGCGGTCAACCAGGTGGAAGAGGCCTTTGGGATGCAGCTCACCATCAGACACCGGTCCAAGGGGATTGCGCCGACATCCACGGGGAAAATCATCATGGCCCGTGTCCGGCATCTGCTCGATGAATACGAGGCACTGATGAGCCAGGGCGCCGAGATGCGTACGCAATTGATCGGCACATTGCGGGTGGGATACTACGCGCCTGTTGCCCCAGCTTTTTTACCTGCCATCGCGCAAAATCTTTTGGCGGACAATCCACGTGTCGATATCAAGTTCATCGAATGTGACACCCAATCCGCCCAAGCCGGTTTGCTGTCCGGTGACTTCGACGTCATACTTTGTGTTGCCGAAAGCTTGGCCCCGGAAGTGGCCTTTGAGACCCTGATAGAAGTGCCCGGCTACCTTCTTGTCCCAAAACAGCACGCGTTTGCATCCAGAAGCAGCGTCTCCCTTTCCGAGCTGGATGGCGAGCCCATGATTCTCCTCGATCAGCCTGTGATCAGCGACTACTACAGCCGTATGTTCCAGGCCGCCGAGGTCACTCCGCATGTGGTTTGCACTGCAACGACGCTCGAAATGGTTCGAAGTCTGGTTGGCATGGGCGTAGGCTGTTCGCTGTTGCATATGCGCCCCAAAACGCATGAGACCTACGCGGGCGAAAACGTCCTGGAGGTGCCGTTGTACCCGGCCACCGACCCGTTGAAAATTGTTCTTGGATACCTGCCAGACAATCCACGCCGCATCGTGAAATACTTCACCGACAGCCTGCGGGATCTGTTTTTGCAGGACGCGGCAAACCGCTTTCTGGTCATATCACAAGCCGAAAAATGA
- a CDS encoding AraC family transcriptional regulator codes for MRADLFLRGGAVTALATCALIFLANRALWPRGLSVPALCLGLGAYLLVSSPNLGLSGTRAETGLVMMAGVVPVLAVWAGAEIFLDRPVYRPWHGVLAVLVTVGAWLAPILPFAATLRGILVVLLYAGLLYIALSTAADDLVETRRRFRRWFVALMALTGLGISVVEFLKLDADLPPVMYPLHASGFLVLTLLFLSWAVRIAPDLWPLRREPEPRPAMPLSGADAAVLQRVEAAMADGIWRQEGLTIARLAAAVDAPEHRVRRVINKGLGYRNFAQFVNEHRIGAACEVLSDPARADTPVLSIAYDVGFASIGPFNRAFREKHQQSPTEYRKLHGVSNG; via the coding sequence GTGAGAGCTGATCTCTTCTTGAGGGGCGGCGCGGTGACGGCGCTGGCGACTTGTGCGCTGATCTTCCTGGCCAATCGTGCCCTTTGGCCCAGGGGCCTGTCGGTGCCTGCCCTCTGCCTCGGACTTGGTGCCTACTTGCTTGTGTCGTCGCCGAACCTGGGGCTCTCCGGAACCAGGGCCGAGACCGGTCTCGTCATGATGGCCGGTGTGGTGCCGGTCCTGGCGGTCTGGGCCGGGGCCGAGATATTCCTCGACCGGCCGGTTTACCGGCCGTGGCACGGCGTGCTGGCAGTCTTGGTCACCGTAGGTGCCTGGCTTGCACCCATCCTGCCCTTCGCGGCGACGCTCCGGGGCATCCTTGTCGTCTTGCTCTATGCGGGCTTGCTCTATATCGCGCTGTCCACCGCCGCCGACGATCTGGTCGAAACCCGCCGCCGGTTCCGCAGGTGGTTCGTGGCGCTTATGGCCCTGACCGGCCTCGGAATCTCGGTGGTCGAGTTCCTCAAGCTCGATGCCGATCTGCCACCCGTGATGTACCCGCTCCATGCCTCGGGATTTCTGGTGCTGACGCTGCTGTTCCTGTCCTGGGCCGTGCGGATCGCACCCGATCTCTGGCCCCTTCGGCGGGAGCCCGAACCGCGACCTGCCATGCCACTGTCAGGCGCCGATGCCGCAGTTCTGCAAAGGGTAGAGGCGGCGATGGCGGATGGTATCTGGCGACAGGAAGGGCTTACAATCGCGCGGCTCGCAGCAGCCGTGGATGCGCCTGAGCACAGGGTCCGACGCGTGATCAACAAGGGGCTCGGGTATCGCAACTTCGCCCAATTCGTGAACGAACACCGGATAGGGGCGGCGTGTGAGGTTCTGTCCGATCCTGCGCGGGCCGATACACCTGTGCTGTCAATCGCCTACGATGTCGGGTTCGCCTCCATTGGGCCGTTCAACCGTGCGTTTCGAGAGAAACATCAGCAATCCCCGACTGAATACCGTAAACTGCATGGCGTATCGAACGGATGA
- a CDS encoding homocysteine S-methyltransferase family protein, translated as MARQLLNEGDKTFLVYAGTGTDLVFNHGLELPGFASFPLLEQPDTRAILAGQMQALVDLASEMNVGCILDAPTWMANADRAAPLGYDAERLVEVNKDAVSLVEDVRRAAAREDVLLSACIGPRFDPYADIPPISVEDARQYHAAQMHSLKGTTVDLVTAYTFNRPSEATGCILAARDAGLPIIMSLVVETDGCLADGTKLVDAIDQIDGESDTAAMFFMVNCAHPTHFAGALGNHPRLRGIVANASTCSHAELDEADELDEGDPVELGKQIAKIARSNPSVQVFGGCCGTDMRHLKLMASELA; from the coding sequence ATGGCACGACAGCTCCTAAACGAAGGTGACAAGACCTTTCTGGTTTATGCCGGTACTGGCACCGACCTGGTATTCAATCATGGACTTGAGCTACCCGGATTTGCCTCGTTTCCTTTGCTCGAACAGCCTGACACTAGAGCGATACTTGCCGGTCAGATGCAGGCTCTTGTCGATCTCGCCAGCGAAATGAATGTCGGATGTATTCTTGATGCGCCCACATGGATGGCGAATGCCGACCGGGCGGCACCTTTGGGGTACGATGCAGAACGGCTTGTAGAGGTGAACAAAGATGCGGTCAGTCTAGTGGAAGACGTGCGCCGGGCCGCCGCTCGCGAAGATGTATTGTTGTCGGCCTGTATAGGCCCACGCTTTGATCCTTACGCCGACATCCCGCCGATATCCGTCGAAGATGCACGGCAATACCATGCCGCTCAAATGCACAGCCTGAAAGGCACAACTGTCGACCTGGTTACCGCTTATACATTCAACCGTCCAAGTGAGGCAACAGGATGCATCCTCGCCGCCCGAGATGCTGGTCTGCCGATCATCATGTCTCTGGTTGTTGAGACAGATGGGTGCTTGGCGGACGGAACCAAACTTGTGGATGCAATTGACCAGATCGATGGGGAATCGGACACGGCGGCAATGTTTTTTATGGTCAATTGCGCTCATCCGACCCATTTCGCCGGAGCGCTTGGCAACCACCCGAGGCTGAGAGGTATTGTGGCGAACGCTTCAACTTGCTCTCATGCGGAACTTGACGAAGCAGATGAACTGGACGAAGGCGATCCCGTTGAACTTGGTAAGCAGATTGCCAAGATTGCTCGGAGCAATCCTTCGGTTCAAGTATTCGGAGGGTGCTGCGGAACAGACATGCGCCATCTGAAATTGATGGCCAGCGAGCTTGCGTAG
- a CDS encoding SDR family oxidoreductase → MIPMGRYGNSLAEIASVVAFLASDGGAYISGQNTRIDGGITRSV, encoded by the coding sequence ATGATCCCGATGGGCCGCTACGGCAACTCGCTTGCCGAAATCGCAAGTGTCGTGGCCTTTCTGGCTTCGGATGGCGGAGCCTACATTTCCGGTCAGAATACCCGGATTGATGGGGGAATTACTCGGTCGGTTTAG
- a CDS encoding DksA/TraR family C4-type zinc finger protein: MAGGWARDGAVSEQIEASISDELARMQAQKRPQGESLTHCAECEEPIPEKRRVALPGVKLCLDCQQERDGAFKARGGVNRRGSKDSQLK; the protein is encoded by the coding sequence ATGGCCGGAGGTTGGGCACGCGACGGCGCTGTGAGCGAACAGATCGAAGCGTCGATCTCAGATGAACTGGCGCGGATGCAGGCGCAAAAGCGGCCCCAGGGCGAAAGCCTGACCCATTGTGCCGAATGCGAAGAACCCATACCGGAAAAGCGTCGCGTCGCGTTGCCGGGAGTAAAGCTGTGTCTGGATTGCCAGCAGGAACGGGACGGCGCGTTCAAGGCACGTGGCGGAGTCAATCGGCGGGGGTCGAAAGACAGTCAGTTGAAGTGA
- a CDS encoding tyrosine-type recombinase/integrase — MQMPNLPAIRARCPAWNKGRIIGQKRPLMPKHVWAIRVRLEIAAYHRDLALFDLAIDSKLRGCDLVKLKVADVYAAGQVKERASIIQSKTQKPVRFEITEGTRKSLLCWMEQPLMTGSEYLWPGRFHERLHISTRQYARLVRDWVEPIGLQPSAYGTHSMRRTKVAQIYRKTGNLRAVQLLLGHTKMDSTVRYLGVELEDALAIAEAVEI, encoded by the coding sequence ATGCAAATGCCAAACTTACCTGCCATTCGAGCCCGCTGCCCCGCTTGGAACAAGGGACGCATTATAGGTCAGAAACGCCCACTTATGCCCAAACATGTCTGGGCGATCCGAGTGCGCCTGGAAATTGCCGCGTACCATCGCGATCTGGCGCTGTTTGACCTGGCGATCGACAGCAAACTACGCGGGTGCGATCTGGTCAAACTGAAGGTCGCGGATGTCTACGCCGCTGGTCAGGTTAAGGAACGCGCCTCAATCATTCAGAGCAAAACACAGAAGCCTGTCCGTTTTGAGATCACCGAGGGCACACGAAAGTCGCTGCTGTGCTGGATGGAACAACCGCTGATGACCGGATCGGAGTACCTCTGGCCTGGGCGTTTCCACGAACGGCTTCACATTTCCACGCGACAATACGCGCGCCTGGTTCGGGATTGGGTGGAACCGATCGGTCTGCAGCCGAGTGCGTACGGAACACATTCGATGCGCCGGACCAAGGTTGCGCAAATCTACCGAAAGACAGGAAATCTGCGAGCGGTACAACTTCTGCTTGGTCACACCAAGATGGACAGCACCGTCCGGTACCTTGGCGTCGAATTGGAGGATGCATTGGCGATCGCAGAGGCGGTAGAAATCTGA
- a CDS encoding pyridoxal phosphate-dependent aminotransferase: MSFAASRLKPVKPSASAWVSQAAKEAKARGEDVIDLGLGEPDFDTPDHIKEAAHQAALRGETKYPPTNGTLAMRRAVVDKFKRENDLDYALDEVIVSNGAKQVLFNAFMATLEPGDEVLLCAPYFGQYKDIVLILGGVPVPLECPAEAGFLLTPDQLRDAITPRTRWLLLNQPSNPSGAVYSDTQIAALGDVLADHDRVLVLSDEIYEHILFDGRVFRSFAALCPGVKDRTLTVNGVSKAYAMTGWRIGYGAGHKDLIAAMTKVQSQISSGACSIAQAAAAAALNGPQDDVRNFCRAFEARRDLVVARVAKIPGLTLDAPGGAFYGLIGCAGLIGAKTPQGETLATDTDVTAYLLKAAGVAAVPGSAYDLSPFFRISTAASEEVLSTAMDRIARAVGDLKGLNP, translated from the coding sequence ATGAGTTTCGCGGCATCGCGTCTAAAACCGGTCAAGCCGTCCGCCTCGGCCTGGGTCAGCCAGGCTGCGAAAGAGGCCAAGGCGCGTGGTGAAGATGTCATTGATCTTGGTCTTGGAGAGCCGGATTTCGACACGCCCGACCATATCAAGGAGGCGGCACATCAAGCCGCTCTCAGGGGCGAGACGAAGTATCCCCCCACGAATGGCACGCTTGCGATGCGGCGGGCCGTCGTGGACAAGTTCAAACGCGAGAACGACCTGGACTATGCGCTCGACGAAGTGATCGTGTCGAACGGAGCCAAGCAGGTACTGTTCAACGCCTTCATGGCCACGCTGGAGCCGGGTGACGAGGTGTTGCTCTGCGCTCCCTATTTCGGTCAGTACAAGGACATCGTGCTCATCCTCGGCGGTGTGCCGGTGCCTTTGGAATGCCCGGCTGAAGCTGGCTTTCTGCTGACGCCCGACCAATTGCGCGACGCCATCACGCCCAGGACCCGGTGGCTGCTCTTGAACCAGCCGTCGAACCCGTCTGGCGCGGTCTATTCAGATACCCAGATTGCGGCACTTGGCGACGTGCTGGCCGATCATGACCGCGTGCTGGTTCTGTCGGACGAGATATATGAACATATTCTGTTTGACGGGCGCGTGTTCCGATCGTTTGCGGCGCTTTGCCCGGGCGTGAAAGACCGCACTTTGACGGTCAATGGCGTGTCCAAAGCCTATGCCATGACTGGATGGCGCATTGGCTATGGCGCAGGGCACAAGGATCTGATCGCGGCGATGACCAAGGTGCAAAGCCAGATCTCGTCAGGCGCGTGTTCCATCGCCCAAGCGGCGGCGGCGGCGGCTTTGAACGGGCCGCAAGATGACGTCCGCAATTTCTGTCGGGCTTTCGAAGCACGCCGTGATCTTGTGGTCGCGCGTGTGGCAAAAATCCCGGGGCTGACACTCGACGCGCCAGGCGGCGCTTTTTACGGCCTGATCGGCTGCGCGGGTCTGATCGGGGCAAAGACCCCTCAGGGCGAGACGCTCGCAACCGATACGGATGTCACAGCCTATCTACTGAAGGCCGCTGGCGTTGCCGCCGTTCCGGGCAGCGCTTATGATCTTTCACCGTTTTTCCGCATTTCAACAGCCGCCTCGGAAGAGGTGTTGAGCACCGCGATGGATCGCATCGCCCGCGCTGTTGGCGACCTGAAAGGACTTAACCCATGA
- a CDS encoding sterol desaturase family protein, protein MEDQCIISHLAGIFSGVLATDLLRYAVGAGGVYLTVNLALAARLRARKIRADEPPQGQIGREILASLRTVLIFALNGTLIVVGAEAGLVPIYTEIATYGLTYLIFSTVVLIVAHDTWFYWSHRLLHYPPLFRRFHRLHHKSHNPTPFTSYSFDLGEAVVNAVYLPLILLVLPAHPAAILVFATHMMLRNAIGHSGYELFPANRSGRPLFDWMTTVTHHDLHHAHAGYNLGLYFTWWDRLMGTEHPGYREAFRRAAKPVPAQGVRRALRRALDNAE, encoded by the coding sequence ATGGAAGATCAATGCATCATCAGCCATCTCGCCGGGATTTTCTCCGGCGTTCTTGCCACGGACCTTCTGCGCTACGCCGTCGGTGCAGGTGGCGTTTATCTGACAGTGAACCTGGCGCTGGCGGCCCGGCTCCGGGCGCGGAAGATCCGGGCCGATGAACCGCCGCAAGGCCAGATCGGCCGCGAAATCCTCGCAAGCCTGCGTACGGTTCTGATCTTTGCGCTGAACGGGACGTTGATCGTTGTCGGAGCGGAGGCGGGACTCGTCCCGATCTATACCGAAATCGCCACCTACGGCTTGACCTATCTCATTTTCAGCACAGTGGTTCTGATCGTCGCCCATGATACGTGGTTCTATTGGTCGCACAGGCTGCTGCACTACCCGCCGCTCTTCCGGCGCTTTCACAGGTTGCATCACAAGTCGCACAACCCGACGCCCTTTACCTCCTACAGCTTCGATCTGGGCGAGGCGGTGGTGAATGCGGTCTACCTGCCACTGATCTTGCTTGTCCTGCCCGCGCATCCGGCGGCGATCCTGGTATTCGCGACGCACATGATGCTGCGGAATGCGATCGGGCATTCGGGCTACGAACTTTTCCCGGCCAACCGGTCCGGCAGGCCGCTGTTCGACTGGATGACGACCGTCACTCATCATGACCTGCACCACGCCCATGCCGGCTATAACCTCGGCCTCTACTTCACATGGTGGGACCGGCTGATGGGGACGGAGCACCCCGGCTATCGCGAAGCTTTCCGCCGGGCGGCCAAACCGGTTCCGGCACAGGGCGTCCGTAGGGCACTCCGGCGTGCCCTGGACAACGCCGAATGA
- a CDS encoding FAD-dependent oxidoreductase, producing MQGHARVVVVGGGIGGLSALYHLGLEGWTDAVLLERNELTSGTTWHSAAQCPSVAFNQLLLLLRDYTIRLYKELADDPAYPINYHHATGGMRLLTNPTHVDEVHHIMSVAKGLGIEFDLLDAAEAKRRNPLLNTEGVLAAMWDEQDGDIDPAQLCQALAARSRKMGAKIHRNTPVTALKQLPNDEWLVTTESGTITAEHIVIAAGYRANEVGALMGIEYPVIAMEHMYFVTEDIPELVERDTRVPMVRCPRDTFYMRQEKKGLLVGIYEHDCKTFGMDGIAPDFVNALCPDDLDRLLPKMEPIFDRLPCLQEAGIKSVVNGPIAYASDAGPLVGKQPGLRNCWSMNGLRVGIGEGGGYGKMLAQMMVHGETEWDSWQLDPRRITSFANTEFTALKSIEDYRHEFRWHLPHEHRPAGRPAKASPLYPVLKAKGAEFGVVNGWERTEFYKLDADFQTTHGYAFQNWHDVVGAEIQALRSGVGLAELSGFNHYRISGTDALDWLSSLTCSKVSTQTGRASLCYFLTPKGNISGEATIVPLPDGSIFYGSAASAEYHDMDWLTEHLPKGSDIRIESRTNTHTLMVIAGPRTRDLLASVSPRTKWGQSDFPWLTARRVFIGHVEALAIAISFSGEQAFELHIPNTQLYAAYDILTKAGEAFGLSHFGMFAIDSMRLEKGYGHWKADFITEFNPIEAGLLRYVDMNKDFPGKSGLKAQIDAGTRKKRVVLEIHSAKGTARPGEGVFADGNPIGSITSAAWGYRTGKNLAIAYIDPTHAETGTEVEVLLIGETILATVCPSCLFDVENAVPRGIS from the coding sequence ATGCAAGGCCATGCGCGGGTTGTCGTTGTTGGTGGTGGCATTGGTGGATTGTCGGCGCTTTATCACCTTGGTCTGGAAGGCTGGACCGACGCAGTCCTGCTGGAACGCAACGAGTTGACCAGCGGCACCACCTGGCATTCGGCGGCGCAATGCCCCAGTGTGGCGTTCAATCAACTGCTGCTGTTGCTGCGGGATTACACCATCAGGCTTTACAAGGAACTGGCCGATGATCCGGCCTATCCGATCAATTATCACCATGCCACGGGTGGCATGCGGCTTTTGACCAACCCCACTCACGTTGACGAAGTGCATCACATCATGTCTGTGGCCAAGGGGTTGGGGATCGAGTTTGATCTGCTTGATGCCGCCGAAGCAAAACGGCGTAATCCATTGCTGAACACCGAAGGTGTTCTGGCGGCGATGTGGGATGAACAGGACGGCGACATCGACCCGGCGCAGCTGTGTCAGGCCTTGGCCGCCCGGTCTCGCAAAATGGGTGCGAAAATTCACCGCAACACACCCGTTACTGCGCTGAAACAACTGCCCAATGACGAATGGCTGGTGACGACAGAAAGCGGCACGATCACCGCTGAGCATATCGTGATCGCGGCCGGCTATCGCGCCAACGAAGTCGGCGCGCTGATGGGCATCGAATACCCCGTCATTGCGATGGAGCACATGTATTTCGTGACCGAAGACATCCCTGAACTGGTCGAGCGCGACACCCGCGTGCCCATGGTGCGCTGCCCGCGTGACACGTTCTATATGCGGCAGGAAAAGAAGGGGCTTCTGGTCGGCATCTACGAACATGACTGCAAGACCTTCGGGATGGACGGGATCGCCCCTGATTTCGTCAATGCGCTCTGCCCCGATGATCTGGACCGCTTGCTGCCCAAGATGGAACCGATCTTTGACCGTCTGCCCTGTTTGCAGGAGGCCGGCATCAAATCCGTAGTGAACGGGCCGATTGCCTATGCCTCGGATGCCGGGCCGCTGGTGGGCAAGCAACCGGGCCTGCGCAATTGCTGGTCGATGAACGGGTTGCGAGTGGGCATCGGCGAAGGCGGTGGCTACGGCAAGATGCTGGCGCAGATGATGGTGCATGGTGAAACCGAGTGGGACAGCTGGCAGCTTGATCCGCGCCGCATCACCAGTTTTGCCAATACCGAGTTCACCGCGCTGAAATCAATCGAGGATTACCGGCACGAGTTCCGCTGGCACCTGCCGCATGAACACCGCCCGGCCGGTCGCCCGGCCAAGGCATCTCCGCTTTACCCGGTGCTGAAAGCCAAAGGTGCCGAGTTCGGCGTCGTCAATGGCTGGGAGCGGACAGAGTTCTACAAACTTGACGCGGATTTCCAAACAACTCACGGATACGCATTCCAGAACTGGCACGATGTTGTGGGGGCCGAGATCCAGGCGCTACGTTCGGGTGTCGGGTTGGCCGAACTGTCAGGTTTCAACCATTACCGCATCAGCGGAACCGATGCGCTCGACTGGCTCAGCAGTCTAACCTGCTCCAAGGTGTCGACCCAAACCGGCAGGGCAAGCCTGTGTTATTTCCTGACACCGAAAGGCAATATCTCGGGCGAGGCGACAATTGTGCCACTTCCGGACGGGAGCATCTTCTATGGCTCCGCCGCGTCTGCCGAGTATCATGACATGGACTGGCTGACCGAGCACCTTCCCAAAGGTTCGGATATTCGCATCGAAAGTCGCACCAACACCCATACGTTGATGGTGATTGCAGGCCCCAGAACCCGAGACCTGCTGGCCTCTGTGTCGCCGCGCACCAAATGGGGGCAGTCTGACTTCCCCTGGCTGACGGCGCGGCGTGTTTTTATCGGCCATGTCGAGGCGCTGGCTATCGCCATCAGCTTTTCCGGTGAGCAGGCGTTTGAACTGCACATACCCAACACTCAGCTTTATGCCGCCTATGACATCCTGACCAAGGCGGGCGAAGCGTTTGGGCTGTCGCATTTTGGCATGTTCGCAATTGACTCGATGCGCCTGGAAAAAGGGTATGGCCACTGGAAAGCTGATTTCATCACCGAGTTCAATCCGATCGAGGCAGGGCTGCTTCGCTACGTAGACATGAACAAGGATTTCCCAGGAAAATCAGGGCTTAAGGCGCAAATCGACGCAGGTACCCGCAAAAAACGTGTTGTTCTGGAAATCCACAGCGCCAAGGGAACAGCACGTCCTGGTGAAGGAGTGTTCGCTGATGGTAATCCAATCGGATCGATAACCTCTGCCGCATGGGGCTATCGCACCGGGAAGAACCTTGCCATCGCATACATCGATCCGACTCATGCCGAAACCGGCACGGAAGTTGAGGTTCTGCTCATTGGCGAAACCATTCTAGCCACAGTCTGTCCATCCTGCCTTTTTGATGTTGAAAACGCCGTGCCCAGAGGTATCTCATGA
- a CDS encoding NAD(P)-dependent oxidoreductase, with translation MKKIVLTGAAGRLGSYLREPLSKLCDEFVSSDIADSVANLASNETYIKADITDLDAMVALLEGADMVVHFGAIGDEAPMEVLWAPNFYGAYTVWEAAYRNKLRRVVYASSIHAVGMHKKTDFIGIDAPHKPDTFYGLAKCFAEDLASLYWDKRGLEAVCMRILSCAQPTNSRAVGTWLSYDDLIHLVERAITTPITGFSVVYGVSNNDRAPVDNSKAQHLGYRPKDNAEQFAREIYAADGPLDPHDPANTHHGGPFAAVPLGNSGMAHLNLDENDTGKD, from the coding sequence ATGAAAAAGATTGTACTCACCGGCGCGGCTGGCCGCCTTGGCTCGTACCTGCGCGAGCCGCTGTCCAAACTTTGCGATGAATTCGTCTCGTCGGACATTGCCGACAGTGTGGCGAACCTCGCGTCCAATGAAACCTACATCAAGGCGGATATCACCGACCTCGATGCCATGGTCGCCCTTCTGGAGGGGGCGGACATGGTGGTGCATTTCGGTGCAATTGGCGACGAAGCACCCATGGAGGTGCTTTGGGCGCCGAACTTCTACGGTGCCTATACCGTGTGGGAGGCCGCCTATCGCAACAAGCTGCGCCGGGTTGTCTATGCCTCGTCCATCCACGCGGTTGGCATGCACAAGAAGACGGATTTCATCGGCATCGATGCCCCGCACAAACCCGACACCTTCTACGGGCTTGCCAAGTGTTTTGCCGAAGACCTCGCCTCGCTCTACTGGGACAAACGCGGGTTGGAAGCAGTCTGCATGCGCATCCTGTCTTGCGCGCAGCCGACCAATTCGCGCGCTGTGGGAACCTGGCTCAGCTATGACGACCTGATCCATCTGGTGGAACGCGCGATCACCACGCCCATCACCGGCTTTAGCGTGGTCTATGGCGTGTCAAACAACGACCGCGCGCCGGTCGACAATTCCAAGGCGCAACATTTGGGCTACCGACCCAAGGACAACGCCGAACAATTCGCCAGGGAAATCTATGCCGCGGATGGCCCGCTCGACCCGCACGATCCCGCCAACACGCACCATGGCGGCCCATTCGCGGCTGTGCCGCTTGGCAACAGCGGGATGGCGCATCTCAACCTCGACGAAAACGACACCGGAAAGGACTAG